A single window of Stigmatopora nigra isolate UIUO_SnigA chromosome 22, RoL_Snig_1.1, whole genome shotgun sequence DNA harbors:
- the LOC144215587 gene encoding protection of telomeres protein 1-like — protein MPVFIMLKKPLTGIQPDIIPISQISSGKNHGHRSVEGRVVHKGPLVSSPNYHFILKAVIEEDNSKPEERSSINIIMMGMLAKEFSDAVKVWDLVVASGFTVGKSPTARQDKRHVCNLMLSGDKAIIHVFRHSPCDLPPPSRAEMKKHSLSPMVLTTPKYTYTKLSDLVEGQLFNVYGVVLFFKPPFKSRGTDISSSLRIIDQSGQKIRCTLFSNKMETHPQIYQAGDIVRLHRVKAQSFNGYLSLINTFGFSALTFDGTMDTDKEPRTSSKTFHYTEEDRRTVTELRTWAAGQNLVSQDLGIRLANAQPKMYFNLTCQLLAKAPIDVTCSLLRVWDGTQCPHALLKVTVDANIIEGITSFSEEREKLIANVLVFDNHVQSTEHLKPGDFLRIFNVRAVPGSIKHPRLNSNQVEQSHHLSFHLHGGTTYGRGIRVLPDNCPDVQELRRIMDVVHESIEVNEPEINDSVLWHAWNTPPQSPNMVNEVSVGFKTERTCDHGLKLVSLSQLKVAKPGGYHHVKAQLQSYEPARLHRALKLFCSKCKSMQDVPDNRLVTNVFSDASKDPSPLSKPPPWSLSGKVHLPGFLQPGGDSRTLNVHLSAQLVSEGRTKELIFLTGCTPDEACHLAATYANVIPVRPLPGDQLDFLDLRVPFLFRGSKRYYGCKQCSKGAVVREPKTNGDEALDEEKIAEVFGIHLLKFVMLLTFHLQDASGLLKVFLLREAEEFFNVSAEEAATQQEAQDRITQTLNAFCPAEGRPSQRPWLDLCLAAYRTNADNQHQDYYQITNTSTREL, from the exons ATGCCTGTCTTCATAATGCTGAAAAAGCCTTTGACAGGCATCCAACCAGACATCATTCCAATCTCCCAGATCAGCTCAGGCAAAAACCATGGCCACCGCTCGGTCGAA ggCAGAGTGGTACACAAAGGACCTCTTGTGTCGTCACCAAATTACCACTTCATCCTGAAGGCTGTCATTGAAG AAGACAACTCCAAGCCCGAGGAGAGATCGTCCATCAATATCATCATGATGGGCATGCTGGCCAAAGAGTTCTCTGACGCTGTCAAAGTATGG GACCTTGTGGTGGCCTCAGGCTTCACGGTGGGCAAATCTCCTACGGCGCGCCAAGACAAACGGCACGTGTGCAACCTGATGCTGTCGGGCGACAAAGCCATAATTCAC GTTTTTCGGCATTCCCCCTGTGACCTCCCACCTCCAAGCAGAGCCGAAATGAAAAAACATTCGCTTTCTCCTATG GTTCTAACTACTCCTAAGTACACATACACCAAACTCAGTGACTTAGTAGAAGGACAGCTCTTCAATGTGTACGGCGTGGTGTTGTTCTTCAAACCGCCCTTCAAGAGTCGCGGCACAG ATATTTCCTCCAGTCTGAGGATCATTGATCAGTCTGGGCAAAAGATCCGCTGCACCCTTTTCTCTAATAAAATGGAAACACACCCTCAAATCTACCAGGCCGGCGACATTGTACGCTTACACAGAGTCAAG GCTCAATCTTTTAATGGTTACCTATCACTGATAAACACCTTTGGCTTTTCTGCATTGACCTTTGACGGGACTATGGATACTGACAAGGAGCCTCGAACCTCTAGCAAAACTTTTCATTATACTGAGGAGGACCGCCGTACGGTGACAGAGTTGCGCACCTGGGCAGCAGGCCAGAATCTGGTATCCCAAGATCTTGGCATCCGTCTTGCTAACGCCCAacccaaaatgtatttcaacCTTACGTGCCAGCTGCTTGCCAAAGCACCTATTGACGTCACCTGCAGTCTACTCAGG GTGTGGGATGGCACGCAGTGTCCTCACGCTCTGCTAAAGGTAACGGTAGATGCCAACATCATTGAAGGCATAACCTCCTTCTCCGAGGAACGTGAGAAGCTCATCGCTAACGTGCTGGTGTTTGACAACCATGTACAGTCCACAGAGCATCTCAAG CCCGGAGACTTCTTGAGAATATTCAACGTGCGAGCAGTCCCTGGTTCCATCAAGCATCCCAGGCTAAACAGCAACCAGGTGGAACAGAGCCACCATCTTTCCTTCCACCTGCACGGCGGTACGACGTACGGCAGGGGCATACGCGTTCTGCCCGACAACTGCCCGGACGTTCAAGAGCTCAGAAG GATAATGGATGTTGTCCACGAATCCATAGAGGTAAACGAGCCTGAAATCAACGACTCCGTTTTGTGGCACGCATGGAACACGCCTCCACAATCTCCGAATATGG TGAACGAGGTTTCAGTGGGCTTCAAAACAG AAAGAACGTGTGATCATGGACTCAAGCTTGTGTCCCTAAGCCAACTGAAGGTTGCCAAGCCAGGTGGTTACCATCATGTCAAAGCGCAGCTACAATCCTATGAACCAGCGAGACTGCACCGAGCGCTCAAACTTTTCTGCAGCAAGTGCAAATCTAT GCAGGACGTCCCCGACAACAGGCTTGTGACAAACGTGTTTTCCGACGCTTCAAAGGATCCAAGTCCTCTCTCTAAACCGCCGCCGTGGTCCCTCTCCGGAAAGGTTCACTTGCCAGGGTTCCTTCAGCCGGGTGGAGACAGTCGCACGCTTAACGTCCACCTATCTGCACAACTTGTGTCCGAGGGAAGGACCAAAGAGCTCATTTTTCTCACAg GTTGCACGCCAGATGAAGCTTGTCACTTAGCCGCCACGTACGCCAACGTGATTCCCGTCAGGCCGTTGCCTGGCGATCAGCTAGATTTTCTTGACCTGAGGGTGCCGTTCCTTTTCCGAGGCAGCAAGCGGTACTACGG ATGTAAGCAGTGTTCTAAAGGAGCTGTTGTCAGAGAACCAAAAACAAATGGAGACGAAGCCTTAGATGAGGAGAAAATCGCTGAAG TATTTGGCATTCACCTCCTGAAGTTTGTGATGCTACTGACGTTCCACCTGCAAGATGCCAGTGGCCTGCTGAAGGTCTTCCTGTTGAGAGAGGCG GAGGAATTCTTCAATGTGTCTGCGGAAGAGGCCGCGACCCAACAGGAAGCTCAAGACCGAATCACTCAAACGTTGAATGCCTTTTGCCCAGCAGAGGGCAGACCAAGCCAACGGCCATGGCTAGACCTTTGTTTGGCAGCATACAGAACCAATGCGGACAATCAACATCAAGACTACTATCAGATTACAAACACAAGCACACGTGAACTATGA